The Thalassophryne amazonica chromosome 13, fThaAma1.1, whole genome shotgun sequence genome window below encodes:
- the degs1 gene encoding sphingolipid delta(4)-desaturase DES1, protein MGNWNCREDFEWVYTDQPHADRRKRILEKYPEIKSLMGPDPRLKWIVCMMVAIQFLAFYLVKDLDWKWVLFWTYVFGSCINHSMTLAIHEISHNTAFGNSNPLWNRYFAIFANLPVGLPYSASFKRYHLDHHRYLGGDGIDVDIPTDFEGWFFCTRFRKFIWIILQPLFYAIRPLCINPKPITQLELTNVVIQLTFDILLYWLWGAKPLVYMLAGSMLGMGLHPISGHFIAEHYMFLKGHETYSYYGSLNLLTFNVGYHNEHHDFPSIPGRRLPMVKKIAAEYYDDLPQYMSWVKVLYDFIMDDTLSPYSRIKRKLKGDIKQE, encoded by the exons AGAAGTATCCAGAAATCAAGTCCTTGATGGGTCCTGACCCGAGGCTAAAGTGGATTGTGTGCATGATGGTGGCTATACAGTTTTTAGCGTTCTACCTGGTCAAAGACTTGGACTGGAAATGGGTTTTGTTTTGGACTTATGTTTTTGGCAGCTGTATCAACCACTCCATGACCCTCGCTATTCATGAGATCTCCCACAATACAGCCTTTGGAAACAGCAACCCTCTATGGAACCGCTATTTTGCCATATTTGCCAACTTGCCTGTGGGTCTGCCCTACTCTGCATCTTTCAAACGCTATCATCTGGACCATCACCGCTACCTGGGCGGGGATGGCATCGATGTAGACATCCCCACGGACTTCGAAGGATGGTTTTTCTGCACCCGCTTTCGGAAGTTCATCTGGATTATCCTTCAGCCTCTGTTTTATGCCATCCGACCCCTCTGTATCAACCCCAAGCCCATCACTCAGCTGGAGCTAACCAATGTCGTCATCCAGCTCACATTTGACATCCTCCTCTACTGGCTTTGGGGGGCCAAGCCACTAGTCTACATGCTCGCCGGCTCCATGCTGGGAATGGGCCTGCACCCCATCTCTGGTCACTTTATAGCAGAGCACTACATGTTCCTCAAGGGCCATGAGACCTATTCCTACTACGGGTCCCTCAACCTGCTCACCTTCAATGTCGGCTACCACAACGAGCACCACGACTTCCCCAGCATTCCAGGACGGAGGCTACCCATG gTGAAGAAGATTGCTGCAGAGTACTATGATGATCTGCCTCAGTACATGTCATGGGTGAAGGtcttgtatgacttcatcatggaCGACACGCTCAGCCCATACTCACGCATCAAGAGGAAGCTCAAAGGAGATATCAAGCAggaatga